The genomic interval GGGCAGCGATGGCTCCAGCTGCAGTAGATACAATAGAAGCCCATTTTAGAGACTTTAATATAGATCCCTCTTATTATGATATTATTGCTACTGGAGATTTAGGAGCGGTAGGCCATAGAATAGCAGGAGATTTGTTAATAGAACATGGCATGGAAATTCCTAAGGAAATTTTTACTGATTGTGGTTTGTTAATTTATCGACAGGAACAACCAGTACTGGCTGGGGCTAGTGGATGTGCTTGTTCTGCAACTGTTACCTATGGACATTTTATGAATCAAATGAAAAAGGGAGCGTTAAAAAGAATTTTAATTGTTGCTACAGGTGCTTTACTATCTCCCATGTCCTACCAACAAAAGGAAAGTATACCATGTATTGCCCATGCTGTAGCAATAGAAGCATAAAAGGAGGTAGGAAGACTTGGAAAAGTTTATTTGGGCTTTTATCGTAGGCGGAGGAATATGTGTAATTGGACAAATCATGATGGATGTATTCAGACTAACACCAGCCCATACCATGAGTGGATTAGTGGTAGCAGGGGCAATCCTTGGAGGTCTTGGTTTATATGAACCCTTAGCTAAATTTGCAGGAGCGGGAGCTACGGTGCCCATCAGCAGCTTTGGCAATGCTTTGCTACAGGGGGCCATGATGGAGTATGAAAGAAATGGCATAGTGGGGGTATTAACAGGAATTTTTGAAGTAACCAGTGCTGGGGTATCATCAGCAATTATTTTTGGATTTATTGCAGCATTACTATTTAAACCTAAAGGTTAGAGGTAGAAAAGATTTTATGAAGGGAGGTGACAACATGACAGTCGGTACCCAGATGCAACAGGCTATTGCAGGCATTCAGAGTGCAGCAGCCACCATGAAAACCTTCGCTTTAGAAACACAGGATCAAAATGCAAAAAAGGATTTTCAACAAATATCACAAAATCTTGAAAATGCCCTTCAAACTCTACAACAAAGACAAAAATATATTGAAACACAAGAACCTCAATTTAAACAACAATAAAAAAATAAACCTCACTAACATAAAATTGTCGTGGGGTTGTTTTAGTATAAAAAAGGAGATGCTAAAATCCTATCAGCATCTCCTTTTTTATACTTTGTATGAGTTATTGGTTATTTACCACTCATATTTCTTTCAGCTTGCTCAATTAATCTTTTTACCATATATCCACCAACATAACCATTTTCACGGGAAGTTAAATTGCCTTTATCAGTTGATTCATAATTAGTTAATCCTAATTCATTAGCAATTTCAGTTTTCATTTGATTTAGAGCTTGACGAGCTTCTGGTACAACAATTCTATTGTTTCTTGAAGCCATAAAATTCTCCTCCTCATCAGATAGATTTTACAACATCATCATTGATGTTGTATTTATAATTTAACCAAATTTCCTTTGAAATATGTTTAGTAGATTTTGAAAAGTCTTTATAATAATGGAAAGATATTTTTTGTTTTTTTAAAAGATACTTCTGCTATAATAAATAGTGGGAGGATTATAAATATGGATAAACAACAATTAACAAAAATGCTTTTAGATTTAGGTGCAGCTAAAGTGGGATACTGTAATTTAAAGGATTTACTGCCCCAGCAATTTCAACATATAAATAACGGTATTACAATAGCCATACGTTTATCAGATCAAGTAATTAGTGATATTCATCCACAAAATGGACCCACCCACACTTATTTTCATCATTATAGAACTGTTAATGCTTTTATTGATCAATTAACCTTCAAAGTCGTCACACAATTACAGCAATGGGGGTATCTAGCTATGGCAATTCCAGCCTCACAATCTATTAACAATGAAGGGTGGAATTATAGAGGACTGTTTCAGCATAGGACTGCTGCCACTAGAGGAGGCATTGGCTGGATTGGCAAAAGCTGTTGTCTTGTAACGGAGGAATTTGGCCCAAGGCTTCGGTTAGGAACAATTTTAACCAATATGGATTTTGATTATGATGAACCTATCAATGAGTCCCTATGTGGAGAATGTAGTGTATGTGTGGATTCATGTCCTGCAGGTGCCTTAAAGGGTGCTGTTTGGACTCCAGGCTTGGAAAGAGAAGAAATCATCAATCCAGAAGTATGTAGTAATCATATGAAAAGCCAATATAAACATATAGGAAGAGGTGCCGTTTGCGGTATATGTCTAAAGGTGTGTCCAAAGGGGAAGGAAGTATTAAAGAGATAGGGTAGTAAAGCTACTACCCTATGTTAATTTCCTTTTTATCGGTGTTTTTACATCCTTTCTAATGCCATGGTCATGGGTGCTTTCTAGCTGTGCTTTTTGAGATTTAGCTTCACGATGAAAGTGACGCTCTTCATATTTATAGGTTCTTGCACTGTATTCCTGCATATCACCTTTAATATTGGTCCATTGGCTTTTTCTTATAGACATAAAATCACCTCATAAATAGTTTTAGCATTTTTTTATAAATGATGTTGAACATAATTTGTTAATTAAGGAAATTTTCATAAATAAAAATTTATAAATTTTACTAGTTCTTAGCTGGTGTTTTATTACAAATTTCTGTAGGGTATAACAACCTCCTACAGCCTCCTTAGTCCCTCACCATTAGGGTAGAAAGTTTGACAAACAACGGAATAAAGGGTAGGAAGATAATCGTACTGAAAACATTAAAAATACTATGGGCATTGGCAATTTGTCGAGCAGGATTAATTGGAGATAAGGTTATTGAAAGTCTACATAAAATCTCTATAAAAGGAAACATTAACACTACTCCCCACAGATTAAAGAGGATATGAATAAGGGCCGCTCTTTTTCCTATGGAAGTGAGATGAATACTGGCTAAAAGAGTAGTAACGCAGGTGCCTATATTTTGACCTAGCAAAATAGCAATAGCAGCTGTTAAAGAAATCAAATGATTTGTGGCTAAAGATTGTAATATTGCTATTCCTGTACTGCTGCTTTGAATAATAGCAGTAGTGCAGAACCCCAGAATAACCCCTAATATAGGCTTTGTTCCAAACTCCAATAAAATCTCTTGAAATCTAACAAGGCTTGCTAAAGGAGACACCCCCTTGCTTAATAGGTCAATTCCTATGAAGAGGAGGGCAAAGCCCATAAATATCTCTCCAAAGAATCGAAGCCTTCTGTTGGTCTTATGTAGAGAAAGAAAAAGACCTATCATGAGGGGGATAAAAACGTATCTACTAGGTTGAAATGCAATAAGCTGGGCTGTAAGGGTGGTGCCGATATTAGCTCCCATAATAATAGCAGCAGCTTGATATAGATTCAGGAGATTGGCCTCCACTAAGCCTACAATAATGATAGTAGTACCACTACTGGACTGTAAAAGGGCAGTAGTAAGGATGCCAATAGCAATGCCTAGGATGGGATGGATTTTCAAGTTCCGGATAGCATAGCTTAAACGACTGGAAGTCACTTCCTTTAAACCATTGGTTAAAAACTTCATACCTAATAAAAATAAACCTAATCCCGTAGCCATATTTGATACTACAATCAGCAAATAAATCACCTCTTAATTAAATATACGCAGGGAAAAGAACAATACAACTTTTAAAAAATAAATTTGCAAAATTACACATTGACAAATAATTGACAAATTTCAAAACCCTATATATAATGGATTTATAGGATGTTAAACAATATAAAATTATAACAAAAATAATAGTCATGAAGACTTTGCAACCATGAAGGATGCAGTTTGTTTTCATGGCTATATTTTTTGGAGGAGATGAAAATATGGATAAAAAATTATGGGAAAAGTGTGTAGCGTTTCATGGACATGAGTGTCCTGGTTTAGCTATTGGATTTAAGGTCAGTGAAGCAGCTATGAAAAAGCTAGGGATTGATTTTTCAAAGGATGAAGACGTAGTTTGTGTTACAGAAAACGATGCCTGTGGTGTTGATGCTATTCAAGTATTGTTGGGCTGTAGCTTTGGAAAGGGGAACCTTATCTATAGAGGAACAGGAAAGCAGGCCTTCAGTTTTTTCCATAGACCCACCAATCAAAGTATTAGAATCGTAACAAAACCCTTTAAAGGAGAAATGGGTAGGGAGGAGAGACAAGCATATTTATTGAATGCACCGGTAGAGGACTTATTTGATTTTAAAGCCCCAACCTTTGAACTCCCTGAAAGAGCTAGACTATTTCAAACCATCACCTGTGAAGCCTGTGGAGAGGGGGCTCCTGAGCATAAGGTACGCTTGATGGAGGGACAAAAGGTTTGTTTAGATTGCTTTAAAGATTATTCGAGGGAGTTGTAAAAACTATATCCTTTATTTAGGTTATTAGCATAGTATTTCCTACATATGTATTAGTTGACAAAATATTAAAATTTATTATAATAAAAGTGAATTGTGATGTTTTTAAAATTCTATAAAAATAGAAGGTGCCCTTAAAAAGGGTTAAAAGGGAAAGTGGTGCAAGACCACTACAGCCCCCGCTACTGTAATTGGTGACGAAATCTGAGGAAGCCATTGGGAAACCGAGAAGGCCAGAAAGTAGGAGGAACCATAAGTCAGGAAACCTGCCTTGTATTTTAAAAAAGCAAGCCTTCGGAGGGGAGGAAAGAAAATGCGATATACATGTATTTTTTGACGTTAACCATGAAGGTAAAGAAAAGAACAAAAGGTTCTTATCTTATTTTCATGGTTTTTCATTTTATAAAAAAGGAGTTGTTGATATGATGGAACAAGATTTAAACTACTGGATAGAAAAATGGCAACCAAAGAAATTAAGTTCTTCTGCCACCTCAGAATTTTGGAATAAAAGGGCTAAAAGCTATAATAGAGATGTTTTTGAAAAACAAGAAGAATCCAATTATGTTATTGACTTATTAGAAAAATATAATTTGCTACAAAAAAATAACAGAGTACTAGACATTGGTTGTGGACCTGGAAAAAATACAATCCCTATGGCAAAAAAATGTGAAGAAGTAATTGCTTTGGATATATCCCAAGAGATGCTGGAATATGTGGGGGAACATGGGAAAGAACATGGTCTAGACAATATTGTATGTCATGAAAAAAATTGGGAGGATATTAGTTTAGATGAATATGGATGGGAAAAAAAGTTTGACCTTGTTGTAGCTTCTATGACACCGGGGGTATATAACTTCTCGACTTTAAAGAAAATGTTGGATGCCAGCAAAGGCTATTGTTATTTAAGTGGATTTATTAACCGTAGGGATGAAATTTGGAGTAGGTTAGAGAAAGAAATTTTAGGAGAACATAATGGGAATAAATCGAGAGAAGATAAAATTTATTATATCTTTAATATATTGTGGAATTTAGGCTATCATCCAGAGATCCATTACTTTGATAGAACCTGGGAGCATGTATGGTCTTTAGAAGAGACTATTGATTTGTACAAACAAAGGTTTAACATAAACCACACCCTTAAAGAAGAGGAAATAAAAAAGATAGAAGCTTTCCTTACAGCTCATCAGCAGGAGGGAAAGGTAATAGAGAAAACTGAAGCTAAAATAGCTGTATTAATCTGGAAGGTTGAATAACGAGGGGGGGTAATGATGTTGAAAATTAAAGGATTGAAAAAAATATTAGTAGTGGGTTTAATTGTTATGATGGTGTTTTCTTTAATAGGGTGTAGTTCTACCACTGAGGAGGGAAGTGCTGGAGAGACAGTAGCCAATGAAGTAGAGGAAGATAAGAATACAGAACCAGTAGTAATAAGACAAGAAGGAGGGGATTGGGGATATCCTTCACCCTATCTCCACTATTCTAGAGGACCTGGTGGATATAAGATGCAGTTGAGTTTTGATAGCCTTTTAGAAAGGGATGAAGATGGATTAATTCCTTGGTTGGCAAAGGAATGGGAAACAACAGAGGATGGTCTTGCCTACATATTTACCCTACAGGAAAATGTAAAGTGGCATGACGGGGAGATTGTTACACCAGAAGATGTAAAATTTTCCTTTGAATATTTTGAGAAACATTCACCAGTATGGAACCCGGTGTCAATGCAGGGTAAGCCCTTTGTTGAAGAAATTGAAATTTTAGAAGATAATCAAATAAAGTTTGTTCTATCCCAAAAAAATGCAACAATTTTAGAAAAAATAGGGGATGTAAGAATTATTCCTCAGCACATCTGGGAAGAAGTAGAGGAACCAGAAGCCTTTGATGATGAAAAAGCTGTCATAGGTTGTGGACCCTATAGACTAACGGGCTACAGCAAAGAGCATGGCACCTATGAATTTACAGCCTTTGAGGATTACTGGGGGCCAAAGCAAAGGGTAGAAAAAATTCAATTTCTTCCTGTAAGCGATGCTGTGCTGGCCTTTGAAAACAATCAAGTAGATATTATAGGGATAGGTAGCGACTTGGTGGATAGATATAAAGGAGATGGCCAATTTACAATATTAGAAA from Natronincola ferrireducens carries:
- a CDS encoding Na/Pi cotransporter family protein; amino-acid sequence: MIYLLIVVSNMATGLGLFLLGMKFLTNGLKEVTSSRLSYAIRNLKIHPILGIAIGILTTALLQSSSGTTIIIVGLVEANLLNLYQAAAIIMGANIGTTLTAQLIAFQPSRYVFIPLMIGLFLSLHKTNRRLRFFGEIFMGFALLFIGIDLLSKGVSPLASLVRFQEILLEFGTKPILGVILGFCTTAIIQSSSTGIAILQSLATNHLISLTAAIAILLGQNIGTCVTTLLASIHLTSIGKRAALIHILFNLWGVVLMFPFIEILCRLSITLSPINPARQIANAHSIFNVFSTIIFLPFIPLFVKLSTLMVRD
- a CDS encoding class I SAM-dependent methyltransferase, whose amino-acid sequence is MMEQDLNYWIEKWQPKKLSSSATSEFWNKRAKSYNRDVFEKQEESNYVIDLLEKYNLLQKNNRVLDIGCGPGKNTIPMAKKCEEVIALDISQEMLEYVGEHGKEHGLDNIVCHEKNWEDISLDEYGWEKKFDLVVASMTPGVYNFSTLKKMLDASKGYCYLSGFINRRDEIWSRLEKEILGEHNGNKSREDKIYYIFNILWNLGYHPEIHYFDRTWEHVWSLEETIDLYKQRFNINHTLKEEEIKKIEAFLTAHQQEGKVIEKTEAKIAVLIWKVE
- a CDS encoding DUF1657 domain-containing protein, with the protein product MTVGTQMQQAIAGIQSAAATMKTFALETQDQNAKKDFQQISQNLENALQTLQQRQKYIETQEPQFKQQ
- a CDS encoding alpha/beta-type small acid-soluble spore protein, which encodes MASRNNRIVVPEARQALNQMKTEIANELGLTNYESTDKGNLTSRENGYVGGYMVKRLIEQAERNMSGK
- the spoVAE gene encoding stage V sporulation protein AE, with the protein product MEKFIWAFIVGGGICVIGQIMMDVFRLTPAHTMSGLVVAGAILGGLGLYEPLAKFAGAGATVPISSFGNALLQGAMMEYERNGIVGVLTGIFEVTSAGVSSAIIFGFIAALLFKPKG
- a CDS encoding ABC transporter substrate-binding protein, with translation MLKIKGLKKILVVGLIVMMVFSLIGCSSTTEEGSAGETVANEVEEDKNTEPVVIRQEGGDWGYPSPYLHYSRGPGGYKMQLSFDSLLERDEDGLIPWLAKEWETTEDGLAYIFTLQENVKWHDGEIVTPEDVKFSFEYFEKHSPVWNPVSMQGKPFVEEIEILEDNQIKFVLSQKNATILEKIGDVRIIPQHIWEEVEEPEAFDDEKAVIGCGPYRLTGYSKEHGTYEFTAFEDYWGPKQRVEKIQFLPVSDAVLAFENNQVDIIGIGSDLVDRYKGDGQFTILENPGFWGYRLIFNMERNPLLKEKEIRQAIAYGIDQEEMVEKVARGAAIVGSAGYLPEDHIWHNPKVKKYTFNEEEAKSLLGDKKLSLQLLVGDSNPEVRIAELMKISLNKVGIEVNIKSVDMKARDNAVTTGDYELALIGHGGWGGDADGLRVRYASDVKSDGSSATNAIPGYDNQEIRRLAEEQLREMNVEKRKELIFALQELIAEEIPMIPIYNTTGYTLYRPETYDGWMYMFDHHSVSHSKLSYLERK
- a CDS encoding FmdE family protein, with protein sequence MDKKLWEKCVAFHGHECPGLAIGFKVSEAAMKKLGIDFSKDEDVVCVTENDACGVDAIQVLLGCSFGKGNLIYRGTGKQAFSFFHRPTNQSIRIVTKPFKGEMGREERQAYLLNAPVEDLFDFKAPTFELPERARLFQTITCEACGEGAPEHKVRLMEGQKVCLDCFKDYSREL
- a CDS encoding 4Fe-4S double cluster binding domain-containing protein: MDKQQLTKMLLDLGAAKVGYCNLKDLLPQQFQHINNGITIAIRLSDQVISDIHPQNGPTHTYFHHYRTVNAFIDQLTFKVVTQLQQWGYLAMAIPASQSINNEGWNYRGLFQHRTAATRGGIGWIGKSCCLVTEEFGPRLRLGTILTNMDFDYDEPINESLCGECSVCVDSCPAGALKGAVWTPGLEREEIINPEVCSNHMKSQYKHIGRGAVCGICLKVCPKGKEVLKR